One genomic segment of Besnoitia besnoiti strain Bb-Ger1 chromosome VII, whole genome shotgun sequence includes these proteins:
- a CDS encoding hypothetical protein (encoded by transcript BESB_080320) has protein sequence MSAKKKPDANAGQPGAPSSTVALPALHKKKGREHTTKSPNRKSCNAPSLSERSNPKPATRETAKRVPRVLPSSREESHGSGTAPPLSGLKPDKEANKEGDVSARPVPNQESPLQTKGEGSKDGSVGGDERDKEREGAATTSESTREVDHEDSRSESGSSVVAVGNEHNAAAKESTDAATSPVATAVSREKSPASPSRARESGDSAEPRAPASSRMKAAETPERESKALPQPKAKTPRGEAVTPASPERKTPARTGTSSSLASSPVSMRQTASTTKGRGGATTPHGSAELREARKSVAVPPGAPAACETPRTADLSRMALHKSVGGGASSPLASSTGKETTRQAPDGERRKGLSESSPSSGRAQPSATAHGQTGKTSSPLGDSPQMTPPKPHTSSGAPKRAELSSLAVAKGAGTAASPRALGARTAERTTAEHRQRQLEGGGHIRKSSAARVHHSGEGDSQAPEEAAARTLKSPAGSGAEGPLPERAPSPASADAQSKGESVANLASSGAAALKKDADFGTMPISASPDPESPRAAEAATAEEQPILGQASSSPEGPFSGGSGLQGAPCEEASSAFLPIPPRFFGLTARLRGATPTPEPLPLTAAKAAELAWYEEKAALRELAANGFLRKADTMMGGIGKSPARHEWKKREAGAGSRREVVGGSRSFSTESQESAGSLAHSPTTIRVHDSLDAVTPRARLGVFASAARQSVSKATSFSVQDGPLSPKLSVSRSPSMASSAESPSRLSSEAFGEDPRASVLRGASNLSERSLSSFRLPPQRVQVSRGSPGGLSCPPFSQLLGMTLSARRQRKMEDSMRSTVRQTSGETRAQQTGGSMQASSPFSPLLDTQAPLRALSPSACYGSWARGMDGSGGGSLGSLGSRNSAEAPPGSLPWFAVEGGLVSSSQSSAAATDVQSGGLQSASACPATLPSRLEAVFMSHFEESLGLASNASVSNRAFQESPSSLPSFASSDVSRCMPQRHGTDSSQGGRTSKERVGSASGTGMKGSPSQAETQESCCLPGASPLLERVMKEVEREYNQNYATAKRAENWTRYPKGCVSGSIAPTNYEGEEGGLDALFGVSSYGKYDETRAVQVKNARVFPIWQKLDACRHELRHLVATRKKFEAARRKRRERRGTGGLRQGERLAGSELSPALGRDFPILGGEAPDDEGTRGDRQAAASHAEALDGDKQPLKRTRPQEGGCHQAIVLVEEKQRQVAGDGNVEDGGRVARREQVRVAVEAGSSGRQQKEGKGESDGGVAAPAEGLGRERPAPAQSTAGAKESSGTESVDGPVPGLGREEDATRGGPDSEAEDKKKGAGSRSVSSVGSAHDSSGATSDDESVDPFELAFDTDEDDEETLLLRADCQPDVSVSSVSEDNDLVLKRLKGLRRKGGVYLPKRESAIHLLIPNAAAATSDPASHDGPRQNSSFEGILIQLQRIAEERPYHESKKQSHSGTPQSNHPWPMLDRPVYPSSRSASPAGLSVLFVARLRCCRILAECCLLVRHFADQVSLACREDWVESFRDLQYHLARLERLQSKQAVDIIRDSRRSFVCIVASLYPFDFLAEPETLRRLQHGRLLWTLEQDEGAGAENHPGAADGKSLNTASSTGLTVTPRLERWSSAGATLSPHQMASLKRVMRLTGAEALFLGLDQMQWRAEELGEFQTQADRLNHRIDVLTRRQRECRNVMKELVAEIVELDHVEAEVLEEAGKRQVKSPGKQKRPEIEHSESGSCDSPKKAKGHSLEESLAQIGAQRKEAEGKLIRLHGNLKQLVWEMERVHQQREELCAVQKKRQAEQSAKMEERQMAQPHLNRLGEIVGERGGAKQSCSSRATGLPAPTGLHPAILHRSLARQSTAPVHRGGVSWRAEGELRCLIEMAQMVLKAIQTQAIGEASLGEASSTERPRLLDEAEATFIDRLQNDREFGAFFVGETAAAIRFPTTAHT, from the exons ATGtccgcgaaaaaaaagccCGATGCCAACGCTGGGCAGCCGGGTGCGCCCAGCTCGACTGTCGCTCTCCCTGCTTTGCATAAAAAGAAAGGGAGGGAGCATACCACGAAATCCCCAAATCGCAAGTCTTGCAACGCGCCGTCTCTGTCTGAACGAAGCAACCCGAAGCCAGccacgagagagacggcgaagcgcgtTCCGCGCGTACTTCCGTCCTCACGCGAGGAGTCTCATGGCAGTGGAACGGCTCCTCCCCTGTCCGGGCTCAAACCAGACAAGGAAGCAAATAAAGAAGGCGATGTTTCGGCGCGGCCTGTTCCCAACCAGGAGTCTCCACTGCAGACAAAGGGAGAGGGAAGCAAAGATGGAAGCGTTGGAGGCGATGAGAGGGACaaagagcgcgagggcgcggcgacgacgtcCGAGTCGACGCGGGAAGTCGATCACGAGGATAGCCGAAGCGAAAGCGGTTCTTCTGTGGTGGCGGTTGGCAACGAGCACAACGCGGCAGCCAAGGAGTCCACCGACGCCGCCACAAGTCCCGTAGCGACCGCAGTCTCCAGGGAAAAATCCCCCGCAAGCCCTTCCAGAGCGCGCGAAAGCGGCGATTCTGccgagcctcgcgctccgGCCTCCAGCCGGAtgaaggcggcagagacgccggaAAGAGAGAGCAAGGCACTACCGCAACCCAAGGCAAAGACTCCCCGAGGGGAAGCCGTCACGCCAGCGTCGCCGGAGCGGAAAACCCCGGCTCGAACGGGcacgtcttcctcgcttgcATCTTCTCCTGTGTCTATGCGGCAGACCGCGTCGACGACGAagggacgcggaggcgcaacGACCCCACACGGGTCGGCGGAGTTGAGGGAGGCTCGGAAATCGGTAGCAGTCCCCCCGGGGGCTCCCGCCGCCTGTGAGACACCTCGAACCGCGGACCTCTCTCGCATGGCTTTGCACAAGTctgtcggcggcggggcgagttcgccgctggcgtcttCGACGGGcaaggagacgacgcggcaggcgccagaCGGGGAGCGGCGAAAGGGTCTGAGCGAATCGTCGCCATCTTCTGGCCGCGCACAGCCCTCCGCCACCGCACATGGGCAAACGGGAAAAACCAGCTCTCCTCTGGGGGACTCCCCTCAAATGACGCCCCCAAAACCTCACACGTCGTCAGGCGCTCCGAAGCGCGCAGAGCTGTCttccctcgcggtcgcgaaAGGCGCAGGGAcagcggcgtctccccgTGCCTTGGGCGCGAGGACTGCGGAGCGCACCACCGCAGAGCACCGGCAGCGACAGCTAGAGGGGGGAGGACACATTCGCAAAAGTTCAGCGGCACGTGTGCACCATTCGGGCGAAGGTGATTCGCAGGCCCctgaagaagcagctgcgaggaCGCTGAAGTCGCCAGCGGGTTCTGGGGCAGAAGGTCCCCTGCCTGAGAGAgctccgtcgccggcgtcggcggatGCCCAGTCGAAGGGGGAGTCTGTGGCGAATCTTGCTAGCTCAGGGGCTGCTGCGTTGAAAAAAGACGCCGACTTCGGTACCATGCCGATCAGCGCGTCCCCGGACCCGGAGTCGCCCAGAGCAGCTgaggcagcgacggccgAAGAACAGCCCATTCTCGGTCAGGCGTCGTCATCGCCAGAAGGCCCCTTCAGTGGTGGCAGCGGTTTACAGGGTGCGCCTTGTGAAGAGGCAAGCTCGGCTTTTCTGCCTATACCTCCCAGATTCTTTGGCTTGACTGCCAGGCTCAGAGGGGCTACGCCTACGCCGGAGCCGCTCCCgctgacggcggcgaaggcggcggagctggcATGGTACGAAGAAAAAGCGGCGTtgcgcgagctcgcggcgaaCGGGTTTCTCAGAAAAGCCGACACGATGATGGGGGGAATCGGGAAAAGTCCCGCACGCCACGAatggaagaagagagaagccgGTGCTGGCTCTAGGCGAGAAGTCGTGGGCGGAAGCCGCTCGTTTTCTACAGAGAGTCAAGAGTCTGCGGGGTCTCTTGCCCACTCGCCGACGACTATCCGGGTCCACGACTCTCTAGATGCCGTcaccccgcgcgcgcgcctcggcgtgtTTGCAAGCGCAGCTCGCCAGTCAGTCAGTAAGGCGACTTCGTTCTCTGTCCAGGACGGCCCTCTCTCCCCGAAGCTCTCGGTGTCGCGCTCTCCCAGCATGGCTAGCAGCGCCGAGTCTCCATCTCGTTTGTCTTCAGAGGCCTTCGGAGAGGATCCGCGGGCAagcgtgctgcgcggcgcctcgaacCTGTCGGAGCGAAGCTTGAGTAGCTTTCGCCTCCCGCCACAGAGGGTCCAGGTCAGCAGAGGTTCGCCAGGAGGTCTCAGCTGCCCGCCAttctcgcagctgctgggTATGACACTGTCGGCTCGTCGACAGCGGAAGATGGAGGACTCGATGCGGAGCACGGTGCGGCAGACCTCCGGAGAAACCAGGGCTCAGCAGACCGGAGGCAGCATGCAagcttcctcgcctttcaGTCCGCTGTTGGACACGCAGGCACCGCTGCGCGCTCTGTCCCCCAGTGCCTGCTACGGTAGTTGGGCACGGGGAAtggacggcagcggcggggggTCTCTCGGCAGTCTCGGCAGCCGAaactccgcagaggcgccacCTGGATCGCTCCCGTGGTTCGCCGTCGAGGGGGGGCTCGTTTCCTCCTCCCAgagcagcgcggcagcgacagacgTGCAGTCTGGAGGACTGCAGAGTGCAAGCGCGTGTCCTGCGACGCTGCCTTCTCGTCTGGAAGCCGTTTTCATGTCGCATTTTGAGGAGTCTCTTGGGCTGGCTTCAAACGCTTCTGTGTCGAACCGAGCCTTCCAAGAGAGCCCGTCGTCTCTCCCGTCTTTCGCCAGCTCCGATgtctcgcgctgcatgcCGCAGCGACATGGAACGGACTCCAGCCAGGGTGGGCGAACTTCGAAAGAGAGAGTCGGCAGCGCTAGCGGAACGGGCATGAAGGGTTCGCCTTCGCAAGCGGAGACCCAGGAGTCGTGCTGCTTACCTGGAGCTTCCCCGCTTCTGGAGAGAGTGATGAAAGAGGTCGAGAGAGAGTACAACCAGAACTACGCAACAGCCAAAAGAGCCGAAAACTGGACACGCTACCCAAAGGGCTGCGTAAGCGGGAGCATCGCGCCGACGAACTatgagggagaagaaggtgGCTTGGACGCCTTGTTCGGTGTCTCCTCCTACGGCAAGTACGACGAGACACGAGCTGTCCAAGTGAAGAATGCAAGA GTGTTCCCGATTTGGCAGAAACTGGACGCATGCAGGCACGAGCTCCGGCACTTGGTGGCGACCAGGAAAAAATtcgaggcagcgcgcagaaaacgaagggagcgccgcggcacggGAGGACTGAGACAGGGCGAGAGGCTAGCAGGCTCTGAGCTGTCACCCGCTCTAGGCAGGGATTTTCCTAtcctcggcggcgaagcgccagaTGACGAAGGAACCAGGGGCGATAGACAGGCAGCGGCCAGCCACGCCGAAGCGCTTGACGGGGACAAGCAACCCCTGAAGAGAACTCGACCGCAGGAGGGCGGCTGTCATCAAGCGATAGTGCTTGTGGAGGAAAAACAACGTCAGGTGGCGGGAGATGGCAATGTCGAAGACGGCGGGAGGGTCGCGCGACGAGAGCAGGTGCGGGTTGCGGTGGAAGCTGGAAGTAGCGGCAGGCAGCAAAAAGAAGGGAAGGGCGAAAGCGATGGAGGAgtcgcagcgccagcggagGGATTGGGGCGCGAAAGGCCAGCGCCAGCGCAAAGCACAGCGGGCGCAAAAGAGAGTAGTGGCACCGAAAGCGTGGACGGTCCTGTGCCGGGTCTTGGCCgtgaagaagacgcgacTAGGGGAGGTCCAGACAGCGAAGCTGAAGATAAGAAGAAGGGAGCAGGGTCGCGGTCGGTGTCGTCTGTTGGAAGCGCTCATGACTCGTCAGGTGCTACATCGGACGATGAATCTGTGGATCCTTTCGAGCTGGCCTTCGACACTGATGAAGACGATGAAGAAACACTGCTTCTCCGGGCTGATTGCCAGCCGGATGTCTCCGTTTCTTCTGTGTCTGAAGACAATGATCTTGTTCTCAAACGCTTGAAAGGGCTCCGCCGAAAGGGGGGAGTCTATTtgccgaagagagagagcgctATTCATCTTCTTATCCCcaacgcggccgccgcgacgagtGATCCTGCCTCACATGACGGTCCTAGACAGAATTCTTCGTTTGAAGGCATCCTTATTCAATTGCAGAGGATTGCAG AGGAACGGCCTTACCACGAGTC GAAAAAGCAAAGCCATTCCGGGACTCCGCAGTCAAACCATCCCTGGCCAATGCTGGACCGACCAGTCTATCCTTCCTCCCGTTCCGCTTCTCCTGCGGGCCT GTCTGTGCTTttcgtcgcgcggctccgtTGCTGTCGCATCCTAGCAGAGTGCTGCCTTCTTGTCCGCCACTTTGCGGATCAGGTCTCGCTGGCTTGTCGCGAAGACTGGGTGGAATCGTTTCGAGACTTACAGTACCATTTGGCGCGGCTGGAGCGTCTTCAGTCGAAACAAGCGGTCGATATCATTCGAGATTCGCGCCGCTCGTTTGTATGCATTGTGGCGTCGCTCTATCCGTTTGACTTTCTTGCGGAGCCAGAAACCTtacggcgcctgcagcacggCAGGTTGCTGTGGACCTTAGAGCAAGATGAGGGCGCCGGAGCGGAAAATCACCCTGGCGCAGCAGATGGAAAGAGCTTGAATACAGCTTCTTCCACCGGCCTCACGGTGACGCCAAGACTCGAGCGATGGAGCAGTGCCGGAGCAACGCTGTCACCTCACCAGATGGCATCGCTCAAGCGTGTTATGCGGCTGACTGGCGCAGAGGCATTGTTTTTGGGCCTAGACCAAATGCAGTGGAGGGCCGAGGAGCTGGGGGAATTTCAAACGCAGGCCGACCGGCTCAACCATCGGATTGATGTGCTGACTCGCCGCCAACGCGAATGCCGAAACGTGATGAAAGAACTAGTTGCAGAAATCGTTGAGCTCGACCATGTTGAGGCGGAGGTGCTGGAGGAGGCTGGGAAGAGGCAGGTAAAGTCACCCGGAAAACAGAAAAGGCCAGAAATTGAGCATTCCGAGAGCGGATCGTGCGACAGTCCCAAGAAAGCGAAAGGACACTCCTTGGAAGAATCGCTTGCGCAGATTGGCGCACAGCgaaaggaggcggaggggaaACTGATTCGTTTGCATGGAAATTTGAAGCAGCTTGTTTGGGAGATGGAACGTGTTCACCAACAGAGGGAGGAACTTTGTGCCGTTCAGAAGAAACGGCAGGCGGAGCAGTCCGCGAAGATGGAGGAACGGCAGATGGCTCAGCCACATCTGAACCGACTGGGCGAAATCGTGGGGGAACGCGGAGGTGCCAAGCAATCTTGTTCATCTAGAGCAACGGGACTGCCAGCCCCGACTGGCCTGCATCCTGCTATCCTGCATCGCTCACTTGCCAGGCAGTCCACTGCTCCCGTCCACCGCGGTGGCGTCTCGTGGAGAGCGGAGGGGGAGCTTCGGTGCCTCATTGAAATGGCGCAAATGGTATTGAAGGCGATTCAG ACTCAGGCCATAGGAGAGGCGTCGCTTGGGGAGGCGTCATCAACTGAGCGCCCTCGCTTGCTGGATGAGGCCGAAGCAACTTTTATTGACCGGCTGCAAAACGACCGCGAGTTCGGTGCTTTCTTCGTCGGCGAGACCGCGGCGGCAATTAGATTTCCTACGACAG CTCACACATAA
- a CDS encoding ubiquitin carboxyl-terminal hydrolase (encoded by transcript BESB_080340), producing MAPEAGEPVSSALCAPASLPSEGHGDPCSGEGEWLQQRRGRAGRKGAKNHPNERPRAEGGADSYPSRPDKGGYRHVLPPRGAQRQNAFGQSVVPSRSGRDLAASKRGGAPANHAPANGRQALLRSEAGATQRGATGRHRRAEDVHRSAGASALSSPFTVSSPASAHTPKARRQTSSRSFPGTRGGPPGTTPPDTNHDEGLGKGGESATERRPPSFSGWDRGAETVSSTEASPGEAARRSGAQLSASGAFSAVSCAGQKKFCQQTPIQVDSPSQASNFVHCSSVWGKGDHRPAGSPASGAAGELSCSASREGDSRTGSRRQGQPGGDSTNSWAQRLASSNAKLKPAHAASELAGHGCDGRPARSLGGDAEAGERGAPGGRTQTPADREETSARRRGAAAPAEGAGNRRRGSAPPGGPGAPGSPAASAASSSACCAETHHEGRPSASEKSRGSRVALAWGDTDPLVGGDKVETESSSSSRQPGERPLHAVHAASEDVLPHVSSSSSRSEADLSKSHAGGEAGQAKPRAEQGSEGDVGSGGREKDKREEKEAGAPTRDEGAESENEEGVGRSPDGHCLISAVIDRVAALKERTAQRWDEDSQPFPELSLELVATAFPSFVQRGLLNLHNNCYMNAVIQALLPVLLPLWKPLLSSLSAAGEVETAQEGVAPLPFWRSLSRAVRVFLDSRGSSAYAAGDIGGIFQNIICGGGGGGLVWGQQADASEFLLLLFNGLHDECKWMQSLGKSGDLSRSCGAQDDGDDGFVEVGKNNKEIKARVVGSEEDSLLYRLFGGRLRECSVDPRTGSKLSERKEFFLFLSCTVLPHLRTLEAVLDAHFADQEVEPADGTGASGSDGGAGRGRRKGKDGEQGGLKKGTRPKHRLQTQIEVPPPVLVIILQRFCFDRKRQRASKVSHPVGFAETLVLRPSWCVCSPENLRKTASGQLPTAKEAALCFSAGGGADCARGAQDEGKGVAADASEPEASEREEGHQSLLSLEQRTYDLVGVVSHKGLLMNAGHYTAASRLPSSLCTPLLERRGSAPCRSAGKANVPSVWKGDNAWTAAKVGDWPSNETKKEEAHLERTRGANNLEAEKERKIQEGTSWVLSDDTSCQLRSFGAVQDMEGHYVLIFVNRSWKVSADPACSFERARRFEPPSERCKERV from the exons ATGGCGCCTGAGGCAGGGGAGCCTGTCTCTTCCGCCTTATGTGCCCCGGCATCGCTGCCTTCAGAAGGTCATGGAGACCCGTGTTcgggcgaaggcgagtgGCTCCaacagcggcgaggccgcgcagggagGAAAGGCGCGAAGAATCATCCGAATGAGAGACCGCGAGCGGAAGGCGGTGCAGATTCTTACCCCTCGCGACCCGACAAGGGCGGTTACCGGCACGTGCTCCCGCCGAGGggagcgcagagacagaacgcCTTCGGACAGTCTGTTGTTCCTTCTAGGAGTGGAAGGGACTTAGCTGCGTCTAAacggggaggcgcgcccgcgaatCACGCGCCAGCAAACGGGCGACAGGCCCTGCTGCGGTCTGAAGCCGGGGctacgcagagaggcgctaCAGGGCGTCATAGAAGAGCCGAGGACGTCCATCgttccgcaggcgcctccgctctctcgtctcctttcaccgtctcctcgcctgcctcggcgcACACTCCCAAGGCaaggcggcagacgagcAGCAGATCGTTTCCCGGCACACGCGGCGGGCCCCCGGGGACGACGCCTCCGGACACCAACCACGACGAGGGTTTGGGTAAGGGCGGCGAATCCGCGACGGAACGTCGTCCGCCTTCGTTTTCTGGATGGGACAGAGGCGCCGAGACTGTGAGCTCGACTGAGGCGTCGCCgggagaagccgcgcgaaggTCTGGCGCGCAGCTCTCCGCTTCGGGGGCTTTCTCGGCGGTCTCGTGCGCTGGACAGAAAAAGTTTTGCCAGCAGACTCCCATTCAAGTGGATAGCCCTTCGCAGGCGTCGAATTTCGTACATTGCTCCTCCGTGTGGGGGAAAGGCGATCACAGGCCTGCCGGGAGCCCCGCTagcggcgcggctggcgagctTTCGTGCAGCGCGtcccgcgagggcgactcgCGTACAGGTTCGAGGCGGCAGGGGCAGCCGGGCGGCGACTCCACGAACTCGtgggcgcagcggctcgcgagTTCAAACGCGAAGCTGAAGCCCGCGCATGCCGCAAGCGAGTTGGCTGGGCACGGCTGCGATGGAAGGCCAGCGCGAAGtctgggcggcgacgcggaggcgggcgagagaggggCACCGGGTGGGAGAACGCAGACGCCCGCTGATCGTGAGGAGACGTCCGCTCGACGGCGGGGGGCCGCCGCtcccgcagagggcgcgggcaATCGCCGAAGGGGATCTGCGCCCCCTGGCGGTCCCGGCGCGCCCGGCTCCCCTGCGGCTTCGGCTGCGAGCTCCTCGGCCT gctgcgcggagacgcaccACGAGGGAAGGCCGAGCGCCAGTGAGAAGTCTCGAGGCTCGCGGGTGGCGCTCGCTTGGGGAGACACTGACCCTCTGGTCGGGGGCGACAAGGTCGAAACGGAGAGCTCGAGTTCTTCGCGGCAGCCCGGTGAACGCCCTCTTCACGCAGTGCATGCGGCGAGCGAAGATGTCCTGCCACacgtttcctcctcgtcgtcgaggagcgaggccgaCCTGAGCAAGAGCCACGCAGGGGGGGAGGCTGGGCAAGCGAAACCGCGCGCAGAGCAAGGGAGCGAAGGAGATGTGGGGAGTGGAGGGCGCGAGAAGGACAAGCgagaggaaaaggaggcaggcgcgccgacCAGGGAtgaaggcgcagaaagcgaaaaCGAGGAAGGCGTTGGCCGGTCGCCTGACGGGCACTGCTTGATCAGTGCGGTCATCGACAGAGTCGCAGCCCTG AAGGAACGGACAGCGCAGAGATGGGACGAAGACAGCCAACCTTTTCCCGAGTTATCGCTGGAG CTCGTTGCGACAGCATTCCCGTCTTTCGTTCAGCGCGGTCTGCTGAACTTGCACAATAACTGCTACATGAACGCCGTCATCCAGGCGCTCCTTCCCgttctccttcctctgtggaagccgcttctctcctctttgtctgcggcaggcgaggtGGAGACGGCGCAAGAGGGGGTCGCGCCTCTTCCCTTCTGGcgcagtctctctcgcgcagtGAGGGTTTTCCTGGACTCTCGGGGTTCATCGGCGTACGCCGCGGGGGATATCGGCGGCATCTTCCAAAACATCATCTGTggtggcggaggaggcggcctcgtctgGGGACAGCAAGCCGACGCCTCCGagttcctccttctcctcttcaaCGGGCTCCACGACGAATGTAAATGGATG CAAAGTCTCGGAAAATCTGGCGATCTTTCGAGATCGTGTGGAGCCCAAGACGACGGAGATGACGGCTTCGTTGAGGTCGGCAAGAACAACAAGGAAATCAAAGCACGCGTCGTCGGCAGTGAGGAGGACTCACTCCTATATCG ACTTTTTGGGGGCCGTCTACGAGAGTGTTCAGTGGACCCGCGGACAGGATCGAAGCTCAGCGAACGGAAGGAgttctttctttttctctcttgcaCCGTCCTGCCGCATCTCCGCACGCTGGAGGCCGTCCTCGATGCGCATTTTGCTGACCAAGAAGTCGAGCCGGCAGATGGCACAGGAGCCAGCGGGAGTGACGGGGGAGCTGGCAGAGGCCGGCGTAAGGGAAAAGACGGAGAACAGGGCGGACTGAAGAAGGGCACACGGCCGAAGCATCGGCTTCAGACGCAGATTGAGGTGCCGCCTCCTGTTCTCGTTATCATTCTTCAAAGATTTTGTTTCGACcggaagagacagcgggCTTCGAAGGTCTCTCATCCTGTTGGCTTTGCGGAAACGCTCGTTTTGCGGCCCTCTTGGTGTGTGTGTTCCCCGGAGAACCTCAGGAAGACAGCCAGTGGGCAGCTCCCTACGGCGAAAGAAGCCGCGCTCTGTTTttctgcaggcggaggcgcagactgcGCTCGCGGGGCACAAGACGAAGGGAAGGGCGTAGCAGCCGATGCCTCGGAGCCGGAAGCTTCGGAACGTGAGGAAGGTCACCAAAGCCTCTTATCTCTGGAGCAAAGGACGTATGACCTCGTAGGGGTCGTATCACACAAAGGGTTACTGATGAACGCAGGTCACTACACGGCAGCAAGTCGTCTGCCGTCATCGCTCTGTACACCACTCTTGGAGAGGAGGGGCAGTGCACCTTGCCGCAGTGCCGGAAAAGCAAATGTCCCGTCTGTCTGGAAAGGAGACAATGCATGGACCGCAGCGAAAGTGGGAGATTGGCCAAGTAACGAAACAAAAAAGGAAGAAGCACACCTTGAGAGGACTCGTGGAGCAAACAACCTCGAGGCTGAGAAAGAGCGGAAGATACAAGAAGGGACATCATGGGTTTTGTCCGATGATACGTCGTGTCAGCTACGTTCTTTTGGGGCAGTGCAGGATATGGAAGGGCACTATGTTCTTATATTTGTAAACCGCAGCTGGAAAGTGAGTGCAGACCCCGCATGTTCATTTGAACGAGCTAGGAGGTTTGAGCCACCGAGTGAAAGATGTAAAGAACGCGTGTAA
- a CDS encoding putative beta-tubulin (encoded by transcript BESB_080330): MREIVHIQAGQCGNQIGAKFWEVISDEHGVDPTGTYTGDSDLQLERINVFYNEATGGRFVPRAILMDLEPGTMDSVRAGPFGQLFRPDNFVFGQTGAGNNWAKGHYTEGAELIDSVLDVVRKEAEGCDCLQGFQITHSLGGGTGSGMGTLLISKVREEYPDRIMETFSVFPSPKVSDTVVEPYNATLSVHQLVENADEVQVIDNEALYDICFRTLKLTTPTYGDLNHLVSAAMSGVTCSLRFPGQLNSDLRKLAVNLIPFPRLHFFLIGFAPLTSRGSQQYRALTVPELTQQMFDAKNMMCASDPRHGRYLTACALFRGRMSTKEVDEQMLNVQNKNSSYFVEWIPNNMKSAVCDIPPKGLKMSVTFVGNSTAIQEMFKRVSEQFTAMFRRKAFLHWYTGEGMDEMEFTEAESNMNDLVSEYQQYQDATAEEEGEFEEEEGAMDAEGEA; the protein is encoded by the exons ATGCGTGAGATCGTCCACATCCAGGCCGGCCAGTGCGGCAACCAGATCGGCGCAAAGTTCTGGGAAGTCATCTCCGACGAGCACGGCGTCGACCCG ACTGGCACGTACACGGGAGACAGCGACTTGCAGCTGGAGAGAATCAACGTCTTCTACAATGAAGCCACTGGAGGCCGCTTCGTGCCCCGTGCGATCCTGATGGATCTTGAGCCCGGCACCATGGACAGCGTGCGCGCCGGTCCTTTCGGCCAGCTCTTCCGCCCGGACAACTTTGTCTTCGGACAGACCGGTGCAGGAAACAACTGGGCCAAGGGTCACTACACCGAGGGTGCCGAGCTCATCGACAGTGTGCTGGACGTCGTCCGCAAAGAGGCTGAGGGCTGCGACTGCTTGCAGGGCTTCCAGATCACCCACAGTCTCGGTGGCGGTACTGGTTCGGGCATGGGTACCTTGCTCATCAGCAAAGTCCGTGAGGAGTACCCCGACCGTATCATGGAAACCTTTTCTGTTTTCCCGTCTCCCAAGGTCTCGGACACTGTTGTGGAGCCCTACAACGCGACGTTGTCAGTGCACCAACTGGTTGAGAATGCCGATGAGGTCCAGGTCATCGACAACGAGGCCTTATACGATATTTGCTTCCGCACGCTCAAGCTCACCACCCCCACTTACGGCGACCTGAACCATCTTGTGTCTGCCGCCATGAGCGGTGTCACGTGCTCTCTACGTTTCCCGGGTCAGCTCAACAGCGACTTGAGAAAGTTGGCTGTCAACCTGATCCCGTTCCCGCGTCTCCATTTCTTCCTTATTGGCTTTGCGCCCCTGACGTCGCGTGGCTCTCAGCAGTACCGCGCTCTGACTGTCCCGGAGCTGACCCAGCAGATGTTCGACGCCAAGAACATGATGTGCGCCTCCGACCCCCGCCACGGCCGCTACCTcaccgcctgcgccctcTTCCGTGGCCGCATGTCCACCAAGGAGGTAGACGAGCAGATGCTCAACGTTCAGAACAAGAACTCGTCCTACTTCGTCGAGTGGATCCCCAACAACATGAAGAGTGCTGTCTGCGATATCCCGCCCAAGGGTCTCAAGATGAGTGTCACATTCGTTGGAAACAGCACCGCCATCCAAGAGATGTTCAAGCGCGTTTCCGAGCAGTTCACTGCCATGTTCAGGCGCAAGGCTTTCCTTCACTG GTACACCGGCGAGGGTATGGACGAGATGGAGTTCACTGAGGCCGAGTCGAACATGAACGACCTGGTTTCCGAATATCAGCAGTACCAG GACGCtaccgcggaggaggaaggagagtttgaggaagaagaaggtgCCATGGATGCCGAGGGCGAAGCATAA